Within Azoarcus sp. DD4, the genomic segment AAAGCGAATCGGGCTGCGCCTTGCGGGGCAGCCCGATTTTTTTCACCCGCATCAGGTCATCACACCAGCCATCGGTCGGAGGACCGGCGGCGCCGTCCGCATCAGCCGTTGCTCGGAAACGCGAACTGCGCCTTCTCGATCCCCGCGGTCATCCAGCGTTGCGTGAGCGTCTTGCGGCGGGTGTAGAAGCGCACGGCATCGGGACCGTAGGCATAGAGATCGCCGAACAGCGAGCGCTTCCAGCCGCCGAAGCTCTGGCAGGCGACCGGCACCGGCAGCGGCACGTTCACGCCCACCATGCCGATCTGCACGGTATCGCTGAAAAGACGGGCCACCGCGCCGTCGCGGGTGAATACGCAGGTGCCGTTGCCGAACTCGTGGGCGTCGATCAGGGCCATCGCCGCCTCCAGCGTCGGCACCCGTACCACCACGAGCACCGGACCGAAGATCTCTTCCTTGTAGATGCGCATGCCCGGCTGCACCCGGTCGAACAGCGTGCCGCCGAGGAAGAAGCCCTCTTCATGGCCGGGCACCTTCAGGCCGCGGCCATCGACCACCAGCTGGGCGCCCTCTTCCGCGCCGAGGTCGATGTAGCTGCGCACCTTGTCGCGATGCGCGGAAGTCACGAGGGGCCCCATGTCCAGCCCGCATTCCTTGCCGTTGCCGATGCGCAACGCCTCGACCTTGGGCCTGAGCCGTGCGACCAGTGCGTCGCCCACGGCGTCCCCCACCGCCACCACCACGGAGATCGCCATGCAGCGCTCGCCGCAGGAACCATAGGCGGCGCCCATGAGCGCGTTGACCGCATTGTCGAGATCGGCGTCCGGCATCACCACCGCGTGGTTCTTGGCTCCGCCGAGCGCCTGCACGCGCTTGCCGTGGGTGGTGCCGGTGGCGTAGATGTACTCGGCGATCGGCGTCGAACCGACAAAACTCACCGCCTTGACGCGTGCATCGGTGAGCAGAGTATCGACTGCCTCCTTGTCGCCATTGACGACGTTGAACACGCCGTCGGGCAGACCAGCCTCGGTCAGCAGTTCGGCGAGGATCAGCGAAGCCGACGGATCCTTCTCCGACGGCTTGAGCACGAAGCAGTTGCCGCAGGCCAGTGCCATCGGAAACATCCACATCGGGACCATGGCCGGGAAGTTGAAGGGCGTAATGCCCGCCACCACGCCGAGCGGGGGAAACTCCGACCAGGAATCGATTTCCGGTCCGACATCGCGACTGTGTTCGCCCTTGAGGAATTCGGGCGCACCGCAGGCGTATTCGACCACCTCGATGCCGCGCGCGAGTTCGCCATGCGCATCTTCCCAGACCTTGCCGTGCTCCTCGACGATGGCGGCGACAATGCGGTCGGCGTGCCGTTCGAGCAGTTCCTTGTACTTGAAGAGGATGCGCGCGCGCTTGAGCGGCGGCGTTCTGCGCCACGCAGGAAAGGCTGCGTCGGCAGCAGCGATGGCCGATTCCATGGTCGCCTTGCTCGCCATCGCCACTTGGCGGACGGCACGCCCGACGGCCGGATTGAAGACCGCCTGCGGGCGGTTGTCGTCGGCCACGATGCGGCCTGCGATGTAGTGTCCGAGGATGTCCATGGCTCCTTCCCTGTCGTGTTCGTATGCTCAGGCAGTGCTGCGGATAGCCTGCCGCACCGTGTCGAAGATGCGCCCGATCTCGTCGGCGGTGGAATCGAGGAAGGGCGCGAACTGGAGGATATCGCCCCCATTGCGTATCACCACGCCGGCCTCGAAGCACTTGAGGAAGACTTCGAAGCCGCGCAGGCCGGGTGCGCCGCCCCGCGCAGCCAGTTCGACCCCGCCCATCAGGCCGAAGTTGCGGATGTCGATCACGTTCGGTTCGCCGCGCAGCGCGTGGATGGCCTCTTCGAACACTGGCTCCAGCGCGCGCGCCCGGGCAAAGCTGTCTTCCTCGCGATAGACCTGGAGCGTGGCGAGTCCGGCTGCGGCAGCCAGCGGATGGCCGGAGTAGGTGTAGCCATGGAAGAACTCGACCGCATGCGCCGGCCCCTGCATCAGCGCCTGGTAGATCTCCTCGCGCACGATCGCCGCGCCCATCGGCACCACGCCATTGGTCAGCCCCTTGGCCGTGGTGACGATGTCCGGCGTGACGCCGAAGCGTTCCGCAGCGAAGCTTGCGCCGACGCGGCCGAA encodes:
- a CDS encoding CoA-acylating methylmalonate-semialdehyde dehydrogenase, which encodes MDILGHYIAGRIVADDNRPQAVFNPAVGRAVRQVAMASKATMESAIAAADAAFPAWRRTPPLKRARILFKYKELLERHADRIVAAIVEEHGKVWEDAHGELARGIEVVEYACGAPEFLKGEHSRDVGPEIDSWSEFPPLGVVAGITPFNFPAMVPMWMFPMALACGNCFVLKPSEKDPSASLILAELLTEAGLPDGVFNVVNGDKEAVDTLLTDARVKAVSFVGSTPIAEYIYATGTTHGKRVQALGGAKNHAVVMPDADLDNAVNALMGAAYGSCGERCMAISVVVAVGDAVGDALVARLRPKVEALRIGNGKECGLDMGPLVTSAHRDKVRSYIDLGAEEGAQLVVDGRGLKVPGHEEGFFLGGTLFDRVQPGMRIYKEEIFGPVLVVVRVPTLEAAMALIDAHEFGNGTCVFTRDGAVARLFSDTVQIGMVGVNVPLPVPVACQSFGGWKRSLFGDLYAYGPDAVRFYTRRKTLTQRWMTAGIEKAQFAFPSNG